AACGCAGCCGAAAAAGTGTATAAGTCAGTTAAAAAATCAAAAGTTTTTGTAAGTTGTTTGGTAAACAATGCTGGTTATGGTTTAAACGGTGAGTTTCATCAAAATTCATTTGAAGAAGAGTCTAAAATGATCCAACTCAATGTCACTACGTTGGCAGAGTTATGCCACTTATTTTTACAAGATATGGTAACGAAAAAAGAAGGATACATTCTTAATGTTGCATCCACTGCAGCTTTCCAACCAGGACCATTAATGACAAATTATTATGCGACAAAAGCGTACGTGCTTTCGTTAAGCGAAGGTATAGCAGAGGAAGTAAAAGATTACGGAATCACAGTGACTTGTCTTTGCCCTGGACCAACAAAAACTGAATTTTTTGAAAGAGCAAAAATGTCTGGAAGTAAACTTGTCAAATCTTCTTTTTTAGCAATGAATTCGTTAGATGTCGTAGATATTGGATTGAAAGCTTTATTTGCAAAACGAGTCGTGAAAATTCCAGGTATGATAAATTTTATCATGGCTGAATCAATAAGATTCACCCCAAGAATCATCATACGGAAAATTGCAAAATTCTTAAATAAAGTTGGCTGACTTGTCAGTTCACCAATTTCATTTTTCTAATCGTTTTCGTTTTTTAGGTGATCTTGAAATAGAAAATTCAATCCACAAAACAAAATTGGATCGAATTCATTCTGGAAAACCAATCTTTGAGTTAGTCGATTCCAATCCTACAAAAATGGGGTTGGAATTCCCACCATCTGTTTTAACACACATTTTTTCTAATTTGAATGTAAGTGTATATGAGCCAATCCCTGAAGGTATGGAATCTGTACGCGAAGAAATTTGTTCACTTTATACATCCCGAGGAATACCCACTAATCCTTCCGATTTTCACTTAACATCGAGTACATCAGAAGCATATTCATTTCTTTTTAAACTATTAACAAACCCTGGAGATGAAGTATTAACCCCAAATCCTGGTTATCCACTATTTAGTTTTTTAGTCGGATTAGAAAATTTAAATGAAACACATTACCAATTGAAGGAAAACAAAACGAATGGGTGTTTTGTTTATGATGCGGAAACAATCGCAAATTCGATAAGTACGAAAACAAAAGTAATCGTTTTGGTCAGTCCTTCCAATCCAACAGGTTCCAAAACTACAGAAACTTTTTGGAAACAATGGGAATCCTTCGGGATCCAAATCCCAATTATCGTGGATGAAGTTTTCGAAGCCTATGATTATTCAGGAGATCCACATTGTTTACCTTTAAATCCAAGTTTTCCACTTTTTATTTGTCATGGATTTTCAAAAATGTTAGCTCTGCCTCAGGCAAAATTATCATGGATCTTAAACTTATCTCCCAAATCCATTAGAGGAGAGATTCAAAAAAAACTAAGTTTTATTTCAGATACTTATCTTTCTGTAAACTCATTTATCCAATTAGCAACCAAAGAAATATTACCATGGAGGTCTATGGTACAAAATAGAATCCGAACTAGAGTTATGCGAAATATTTCGATTTGTAATGAGTTTGTGAGCCAATCACAAAAAATCAAAAAAATTCAATCGCCAGAAGCTGGTTGGTATTATCTATTTGAATTTGATGTAGAACAAAAAGACGAGGTGATGGTCATTAAAATTTTAAATGAAACGGGTGTTTCCTTACATCCAGGGACTTGGTATGGATTTTCGCATAACAGGTGTGTATTCGTTATTTCTTTGATTACGGAAGAAGAAACCTTAGAAAAAGGACTGAGTTTACTTCAGTCCTTTCTTAAATAATTGATAATATCATTTTTTTGTGCCAAAGCATCTGCCTTACCCATTTCATAAGTTTCTCGAACACCTTTTGGATTCGTATAATCGAATGAAGTAATCGGTAGTGGTTTAGAAGGTGTGATCAAATAAGATTTAGCAAGTAAATCTGGATCTTTTCCAACTATTGTGTTTGGTTCATAATGGATTCCGATGATTTTTGCCTTTGGGGAAAACGTTTCGATCATCATATTATTAGTAAGTCCACCATCTAAATAATATTCATTTCCCACTGATTGAAAGTCAACAATTGGAGGAATGGATGATGAATTCAATATGAACTGTTCAATGGTTTCAGGATTTACAAAGTCCTTTTCTGTAAAATCAACATCTTCCATATTCCATTTTTTAATGATTTCGGCAGTACGATAGGCTGGAATGCCTTCTGAACGATCTCGATCATCTAAAATAAAAGCTCTTCCTGTTTCAGAAATCAGCCTTGCTAAACGAAATTTATTTTTTAAAGAATCTTCTTTCGGATGCGCTTTTACTGAATGGATCCAAATTTTAGCTCCGGATTCCAAAACTCGATCAAATCGCATACCAAATCGAATGGTACGTCTGTACATATCTTCATGTGGGAACGTTGATTCCCCACGTAATAAATTGGAAAAATGAAAATTTCTAGAATTCCGTTTTGTAATTTCTTCAAAATATTCAACCGATTCTTCTTCCGTTTGCGAAATGATACAAAGTGCCATTGCCGCTCCCGCAGAAACTCCAGACAACTCGGTAAACCGAACTCCCCACTCTCTCAGTGTTTTCCCAACACCAAGAGCATAAAATGCCTTACAACCTCCCCCAGCAATGGCAAGAGAAGCATCGTAAGAAGGAAAGATTTTGACTAATGTTTGTAATACTTGTTCACGCACGCCCATAAAATCGGCTATTTCTAATCCCCTTCCCAACGAAAGCATAGTGTATTGTTTTCTCCCAGAAACCTGTCAAAATACAAACTCGCACGACAATCTTCTTCTGTTGCCAGAAAGAAGTCATACCCTCCAGCAGGGTATTTGATTTTACAACAACCTTTTTTATCCTTTCTTTCAGGCGGTTGTCTTACGGATTTATCTTGGCCTTTCAGGTCCCCTAACGTTGGGGGTAATTCCTGTCGTGGGTCAGGGAATACGGCGGAAACTCCTACAAAGAGAAGGACAATGGCAAAATATGTACGCATTCTATACAAGTAGACGGGACCTTGAAGGTTCATGTTCTATGAATTTATAAAAATAGTGAATTATGTTCAACCGTATAAACTGTATTTCTAATGGATTGGAAATATTTTTCTTTACCCTTTTCATAGATAGTAGATACTCTGCACACTAATCATCCTTTGGGGAATTCAATGAACAATACAAGACTACAATACCACGCCACTGGCGGACAACTCTTCATTCTATTTTTGAAGAACATGTTTCTAACAGTAGTGACTTTGGGGATCTATAGCTTTTGGGCAAGAACCAACATACAAAAGTTTATGGCAGAAAATTTGGAATGGGCTGGTGAACGTTTTTCCTTTCATGGAACTGGAAAAGAACGTTTTATCGGGTTCTTAAAAGCAGCTGGTGTTTTTATCGTATTATACATTGCGATAATGATCATCCTTTGGATCGCAAATAAAATTCCCGTTCCATACTTCGCAACAATTATAGGTGTGGTTCTATATGTCGGCGTTGTTTTGGCTCTTGTTCCGATTATCATCGTTGGAGGCCGTAAGTACATAACTTCACGCACTGGTTACAGAAACCTTAGATTTGGTTTTGATGGTAAAATCTTAGAAGTTGCAAAAATTTATGCAAAAGGGATTCTTCTAACTATCGTTACTTTAGGTATTTATTACCCTTGGTTTTTTGCAGAAAAAGAAGCTTATATCCAAAGCAAAACTCGTTATGGAAATACCAATTTTGGTTTTTCTGCAGAAGGAAAAGAAATCTTCTTTTTATATTTGAAAGGATTTTTACTTAGTATTGTGACACTCGGGATTTATTACTCTTGGTTTTTAGCAGATGTACAAAATTACATTTGGAACCGTACAAGTTTCCAAGGTAAAAAATTTAGATCTGATATCACTGGTGGAAAGATTTTTGTCAATTTTCTGATCGCTTATTTGATCATTCTCTTTACACTCGGTATTGGGTTTGCTTGGGCTGTGGTTCGTTTGACAAAACTATTCATTGAATCAGTGAGTTTAGAAGCAGAAGTTGACTTCTCAACGATTTCTGCCCAACCAGATACAAAGGCAAATGCTACCGCGGAAGGTTTGGAAGCACTTGCAGAAACTTTAGAAGCCTTCCTATCATAAACATTGTTTCAAAATCAAACATTTACATCACGATATTTCAATGGTGTCTCGGCGGTCCCTGAAGAGGGGACCGTTTTAGTTCATGGCCAAACAGTCCAATTCACTTCATTTGATACCAATCATAAACTAAACATATCTCAGTTTACAGAATTCACCAGAACACATAATGGTTGTAAATTGATCTTACTTCCAGACGAAACGAAAGAAAGTCCTATTTTGGAAATCTTTTGTTCAAAAGAAGAAACTAAATTATTAGAAAAAATTTGGATTCAAAATAAAAAATCACAAAGCCATACAAGTGCCTTATTTTATTCCATTCGGGAAATGAATCCAATTGTTTTAGGAATCCTTTCACTACTAGTTGTTTCTATAGTTGGATTCTTTTACTTTAAAGGGTTGGAACTTGTAACGAATTTTATCCCTCTATCGATGGATAAATCTTTAGGAGATTCAGTGCA
The sequence above is a segment of the Leptospira sp. WS39.C2 genome. Coding sequences within it:
- a CDS encoding SDR family NAD(P)-dependent oxidoreductase gives rise to the protein MKYALITGASTGLGKDFAYSLAKQGYSPILVARNADRLKSLASEIKVKFGLDSIVIAEDLSLPNAAEKVYKSVKKSKVFVSCLVNNAGYGLNGEFHQNSFEEESKMIQLNVTTLAELCHLFLQDMVTKKEGYILNVASTAAFQPGPLMTNYYATKAYVLSLSEGIAEEVKDYGITVTCLCPGPTKTEFFERAKMSGSKLVKSSFLAMNSLDVVDIGLKALFAKRVVKIPGMINFIMAESIRFTPRIIIRKIAKFLNKVG
- a CDS encoding pyridoxal phosphate-dependent aminotransferase, coding for MSVHQFHFSNRFRFLGDLEIENSIHKTKLDRIHSGKPIFELVDSNPTKMGLEFPPSVLTHIFSNLNVSVYEPIPEGMESVREEICSLYTSRGIPTNPSDFHLTSSTSEAYSFLFKLLTNPGDEVLTPNPGYPLFSFLVGLENLNETHYQLKENKTNGCFVYDAETIANSISTKTKVIVLVSPSNPTGSKTTETFWKQWESFGIQIPIIVDEVFEAYDYSGDPHCLPLNPSFPLFICHGFSKMLALPQAKLSWILNLSPKSIRGEIQKKLSFISDTYLSVNSFIQLATKEILPWRSMVQNRIRTRVMRNISICNEFVSQSQKIKKIQSPEAGWYYLFEFDVEQKDEVMVIKILNETGVSLHPGTWYGFSHNRCVFVISLITEEETLEKGLSLLQSFLK
- a CDS encoding YjgN family protein — translated: MNNTRLQYHATGGQLFILFLKNMFLTVVTLGIYSFWARTNIQKFMAENLEWAGERFSFHGTGKERFIGFLKAAGVFIVLYIAIMIILWIANKIPVPYFATIIGVVLYVGVVLALVPIIIVGGRKYITSRTGYRNLRFGFDGKILEVAKIYAKGILLTIVTLGIYYPWFFAEKEAYIQSKTRYGNTNFGFSAEGKEIFFLYLKGFLLSIVTLGIYYSWFLADVQNYIWNRTSFQGKKFRSDITGGKIFVNFLIAYLIILFTLGIGFAWAVVRLTKLFIESVSLEAEVDFSTISAQPDTKANATAEGLEALAETLEAFLS
- a CDS encoding patatin-like phospholipase family protein, with product MLSLGRGLEIADFMGVREQVLQTLVKIFPSYDASLAIAGGGCKAFYALGVGKTLREWGVRFTELSGVSAGAAMALCIISQTEEESVEYFEEITKRNSRNFHFSNLLRGESTFPHEDMYRRTIRFGMRFDRVLESGAKIWIHSVKAHPKEDSLKNKFRLARLISETGRAFILDDRDRSEGIPAYRTAEIIKKWNMEDVDFTEKDFVNPETIEQFILNSSSIPPIVDFQSVGNEYYLDGGLTNNMMIETFSPKAKIIGIHYEPNTIVGKDPDLLAKSYLITPSKPLPITSFDYTNPKGVRETYEMGKADALAQKNDIINYLRKD